The Mytilus galloprovincialis chromosome 4, xbMytGall1.hap1.1, whole genome shotgun sequence genome contains a region encoding:
- the LOC143073528 gene encoding anoctamin-8-like isoform X2, translating to MSVATNISQSKWQCVSSKSSKTCTNETKVQRLPYKLFGKKLLKTSRLVASTQVLTNSAIPTDDCDVVVTFPSEPDTNVLMWLLDKLRERTPDIIVHVRHHSNTKGPVLHLTATHQSLLKVAEELGIRKPLKEEYGGGMKEFNYEDHECFSGVSDSEFFSSQERQSIIHYMLNNLRANEGEKLGNITFLEGQSIIPLLETEQVISQVFPLHSTDDLMELRETWMQKFFSKQPLDKICNYFGVKIAMYFAYLGHYTVALCLPALIGFLIWFIQGEDEGADDLDLLIFALFNAIWATLYLEHWKRRSSKLAYEWGTLDKKDELLEDPRPLFTGDLRESPVTGRQEPYYPQWKRNLFRYFVSLPVVLLCLLVVFVVMLLIFQFQEWINRKVAVDSYPGFLTFVPKILLAICIGISDEIYKKIAFWLNDMENYRMDEAYENHLITKLATFQFVNSFLSLFYIAFYLQDMDRLRDQLAAILITRQILGNIKEALLPYLQWQARLCKVGYEMVSELSPGNSSKGDNCQDEPSEGSEIRKRTITFQDSSKEENTDIPKRKPGDRRHSIYVKRSLKLTQAEVESEMKKYEDTLEDHLEMLIQFGYVTLFSSAFPLAALCALLNNIIEIRSDAFKLCMHHQRPFGKSVESIGTWQDALELMGIIAVGVNCALIGVSGQIGRLLPVTELSTTIIIIVVLEHVILALKLLIAYAIPDVPEAIATKKAKLEFLRREALKKLESQTTNSGSGIVHSLPRQISKNNITPLGRIDFKSQASSPPTTYTSLKINLSNNPSQRNKTDNKSNASVEDTMDKTDHLTSNKIFAKVNPVQTMPKKDLIRFITNPYAASEGKKNHINDSMSRSNVSGLRTGHKVIPSTESQQGANQNTNPRYLSRSYSVDSDHIEKYIDRSTGTINRQQYMPDEQIQKLIANAERRRSGTYVSSMTIPLNSTTQRKTIFSVVKTGQSSHVVPSDRHLKHDREEHNKTTDTKGYHSVRSGRIDNVNKESSL from the exons CATACaaactttttgggaaaaaattgctGAAAACCAGTCGTCTAGTTGCTTCCACACAAGTTTTGACCAATAGTGCCATACCAACTGATGATTGTGATGTTGTTGTTACATTTCCCTCAGAACCAGACACTAATGTCCTCATGTGGTTATTGGACAAACTAAGGGAGAGAACTCCAGATATCATTGTACATGTAAGACATCACAGCAACACTAAGGGACCAGTTCTTCATTTGACAGCTACACATCAGAG tCTTTTGAAAGTTGCTGAGGAACTAGGGATCAGGAAGCCACTGAAGGAAGAATATGGAGGGGGAATGAAGGAATTTAACTATGAGGACCATGAATGTTTTTCTGGAGTTAGTGATTCTGAGTTCTTTAGTAGTCAGGAAAGACAGAGCATCATACATTACATGTTAAATAATTTAAGGGCCAATGAAGGGGAAAAGCTGGGAAATATAACATTTCTAGAAGGGCAGTCTATCA ttccaCTTTTAGAAACAGAGCAAGTCATATCACAAGTCTTCCCACTACACAGTACAGATGATCTGATGGAATTAAGAGAAACATGGATGCAGAAATTCTTCAGCAAGCAACCTCTTG ATAAGATATGTAATTATTTTGGAGTAAAGATTGCAATGTATTTTGCCTACCTTGGACATTACACTGTAGCCTTGTGTCTACCAGCACTCATTGGATTTCTTATCTGGTTCATTCAAGGGGAAGATGAG ggAGCAGACGACTTGGATTTATTGATATTTGCCTTATTTAATGCTATATGGGCTACATTATACTTAGAACACTGGAAGAGGAGGAGTTCTAAGCTGGCCTATGAGTGGGGAACATTAGATAAAAAGGATGAGTTATTAGAAGATCCAAGACCATTGTTTACA ggaGACCTGAGAGAAAGTCCAGTTACGGGCAGACAAGAACCATATTACCCTCAGTGGAAGAGGAATTTATTTCGTTATTTTGTTTCCTTGCCTGTGGTCCTTCTCTGTTTACTGGTTGTCTTTGTGGTCATGTTACTGATCTTCCAGTTCCAGGAATGGATCAACAGGAAAGTAGCAGTAGACAGTTACCCAGGATTCCTCACTTTCGTTCCTAAGATTCTATTGGCTATATGTATAGGAATATCTGATGAGATATACAAGAAGATAGCCTTTTGGTTAAATGACATGG aAAACTACAGAATGGATGAAGCATATGAAAATCATCTCATCACAAAATTAGCAACT TTTCAGTTTGTGAATTCTTTTCTGTCACTGTTTTACATTGCCTTTTACCTACAAGACATGGACAGACTCAGAGAT CAATTGGCAGCTATTTTGATAACAAGACAGATATTGGGTAATATTAAAGAAGCTCTATTACCTTATCTACAATGGCAAGCCAGACTTTGTAAAGTTGGTTATGAAATGGTCAGTGAGCTGTCTCCTGGCAATTCTTCTAAGGGAGACAACTGTCAAGATGAGCCCTCAGAAGGATCAGAAATAAGAAAAAGGACTATCACCTTTCAGGATAGTTCAAAGGAAGAAAATACAGATATCCCAAAACGAAAACCAGGAGACAGAAGACACAGTATATATGTTAAAAGAAGTTTAAAGTTAACTCAGGCTGAGGTGGAAAGTGAaatgaaaaag TATGAAGACACCTTAGAAGACCATTTAGAGATGTTGATACAGTTTGGATATGTGACATTATTTTCCTCAGCGTTTCCTTTGGCAGCGTTGTGTGCTTTGTTAAACAATATCATAGAAATCCGTAGTGATGCATTCAAACTTTGTATGCATCATCAGAGACCATTTGGCAAGAGTGTAGAGAGTATTGGGACTTGGCAg GATGCTTTGGAACTGATGGGAATAATAGCTGTTGGTGTAAACTGTGCTCTGATTGGTGTAAGTGGACAAATTGGTCGTCTGCTTCCAGTGACAGAACTGTCAACAACTATAATTATCATTGTTGTTTTAGAG caTGTCATTTTAGCATTAAAATTATTGATAGCCTACGCCATTCCTGATGTACCAGAAGCCATTGCTACCAAAAAAGCAAAATTAGAATTTCTTAGAAGGGAAGCACTCAAG AAATTAGAATCCCAAACTACCAACAGTGGTTCTGGAATAGTGCACAGTTTACCAAGACAGATATCCAAAAATAATATTACTCCGCTTGGGAGAATTGATTTTAAAAGCCAAGCCTCATCACCTCCTActacatatacaagtttaaaaattaatttatctAATAATCCATCTCAGAGAAATAAAACGGATAATAAATCTAATGCCTCTGTAGAAGACACAATGGATAAAACAGATCATTTGACATCAAATAAAATCTTTGCAAAAGTAAATCCAGTTCAAACTATGCCCAAAAAAGATCTGATACGATTTATCACTAATCCATATGCAGCGAGTGAAGGGAAGAAGAATCATATAAATGATTCAATGTCTAGGAGCAATGTTTCAGGTTTAAGAACTGGACATAAAGTTATCCCATCGACAGAAAGTCAACAAGGTGCAAACCAGAATACCAACCCCAGATATTTATCAAGGTCGTATTCCGTTGACAGTGACCACATTGAAAAGTACATCGATCGTAGTACAGGTACTATAAATAGACAACAATATATGCCTGatgaacaaattcaaaaattgataGCCAATGCTGAGAGGAGGCGTTCAGGGACATATGTGTCATCTATGACAATACCTTTAAATTCTACAACACAGAGAAAAACGATCTTTTCTGTAGTAAAAACTGGTCAGTCATCTCATGTAGTTCCATCAGACAGACATTTAAAGCATGATCGGGAAGAACATAATAAAACAACAGATACAAAAGGTTATCATTCAGTTAGATCAGGAAGAATTGACAATGTAAACAAGGAATCCAGCTTATGA
- the LOC143073528 gene encoding anoctamin-8-like isoform X5 gives MWLLDKLRERTPDIIVHVRHHSNTKGPVLHLTATHQSLLKVAEELGIRKPLKEEYGGGMKEFNYEDHECFSGVSDSEFFSSQERQSIIHYMLNNLRANEGEKLGNITFLEGQSIIPLLETEQVISQVFPLHSTDDLMELRETWMQKFFSKQPLDKICNYFGVKIAMYFAYLGHYTVALCLPALIGFLIWFIQGEDEGADDLDLLIFALFNAIWATLYLEHWKRRSSKLAYEWGTLDKKDELLEDPRPLFTGDLRESPVTGRQEPYYPQWKRNLFRYFVSLPVVLLCLLVVFVVMLLIFQFQEWINRKVAVDSYPGFLTFVPKILLAICIGISDEIYKKIAFWLNDMENYRMDEAYENHLITKLATFQFVNSFLSLFYIAFYLQDMDRLRDQLAAILITRQILGNIKEALLPYLQWQARLCKVGYEMVSELSPGNSSKGDNCQDEPSEGSEIRKRTITFQDSSKEENTDIPKRKPGDRRHSIYVKRSLKLTQAEVESEMKKYEDTLEDHLEMLIQFGYVTLFSSAFPLAALCALLNNIIEIRSDAFKLCMHHQRPFGKSVESIGTWQDALELMGIIAVGVNCALIGVSGQIGRLLPVTELSTTIIIIVVLEHVILALKLLIAYAIPDVPEAIATKKAKLEFLRREALKKLESQTTNSGSGIVHSLPRQISKNNITPLGRIDFKSQASSPPTTYTSLKINLSNNPSQRNKTDNKSNASVEDTMDKTDHLTSNKIFAKVNPVQTMPKKDLIRFITNPYAASEGKKNHINDSMSRSNVSGLRTGHKVIPSTESQQGANQNTNPRYLSRSYSVDSDHIEKYIDRSTGTINRQQYMPDEQIQKLIANAERRRSGTYVSSMTIPLNSTTQRKTIFSVVKTGQSSHVVPSDRHLKHDREEHNKTTDTKGYHSVRSGRIDNVNKESSL, from the exons ATGTGGTTATTGGACAAACTAAGGGAGAGAACTCCAGATATCATTGTACATGTAAGACATCACAGCAACACTAAGGGACCAGTTCTTCATTTGACAGCTACACATCAGAG tCTTTTGAAAGTTGCTGAGGAACTAGGGATCAGGAAGCCACTGAAGGAAGAATATGGAGGGGGAATGAAGGAATTTAACTATGAGGACCATGAATGTTTTTCTGGAGTTAGTGATTCTGAGTTCTTTAGTAGTCAGGAAAGACAGAGCATCATACATTACATGTTAAATAATTTAAGGGCCAATGAAGGGGAAAAGCTGGGAAATATAACATTTCTAGAAGGGCAGTCTATCA ttccaCTTTTAGAAACAGAGCAAGTCATATCACAAGTCTTCCCACTACACAGTACAGATGATCTGATGGAATTAAGAGAAACATGGATGCAGAAATTCTTCAGCAAGCAACCTCTTG ATAAGATATGTAATTATTTTGGAGTAAAGATTGCAATGTATTTTGCCTACCTTGGACATTACACTGTAGCCTTGTGTCTACCAGCACTCATTGGATTTCTTATCTGGTTCATTCAAGGGGAAGATGAG ggAGCAGACGACTTGGATTTATTGATATTTGCCTTATTTAATGCTATATGGGCTACATTATACTTAGAACACTGGAAGAGGAGGAGTTCTAAGCTGGCCTATGAGTGGGGAACATTAGATAAAAAGGATGAGTTATTAGAAGATCCAAGACCATTGTTTACA ggaGACCTGAGAGAAAGTCCAGTTACGGGCAGACAAGAACCATATTACCCTCAGTGGAAGAGGAATTTATTTCGTTATTTTGTTTCCTTGCCTGTGGTCCTTCTCTGTTTACTGGTTGTCTTTGTGGTCATGTTACTGATCTTCCAGTTCCAGGAATGGATCAACAGGAAAGTAGCAGTAGACAGTTACCCAGGATTCCTCACTTTCGTTCCTAAGATTCTATTGGCTATATGTATAGGAATATCTGATGAGATATACAAGAAGATAGCCTTTTGGTTAAATGACATGG aAAACTACAGAATGGATGAAGCATATGAAAATCATCTCATCACAAAATTAGCAACT TTTCAGTTTGTGAATTCTTTTCTGTCACTGTTTTACATTGCCTTTTACCTACAAGACATGGACAGACTCAGAGAT CAATTGGCAGCTATTTTGATAACAAGACAGATATTGGGTAATATTAAAGAAGCTCTATTACCTTATCTACAATGGCAAGCCAGACTTTGTAAAGTTGGTTATGAAATGGTCAGTGAGCTGTCTCCTGGCAATTCTTCTAAGGGAGACAACTGTCAAGATGAGCCCTCAGAAGGATCAGAAATAAGAAAAAGGACTATCACCTTTCAGGATAGTTCAAAGGAAGAAAATACAGATATCCCAAAACGAAAACCAGGAGACAGAAGACACAGTATATATGTTAAAAGAAGTTTAAAGTTAACTCAGGCTGAGGTGGAAAGTGAaatgaaaaag TATGAAGACACCTTAGAAGACCATTTAGAGATGTTGATACAGTTTGGATATGTGACATTATTTTCCTCAGCGTTTCCTTTGGCAGCGTTGTGTGCTTTGTTAAACAATATCATAGAAATCCGTAGTGATGCATTCAAACTTTGTATGCATCATCAGAGACCATTTGGCAAGAGTGTAGAGAGTATTGGGACTTGGCAg GATGCTTTGGAACTGATGGGAATAATAGCTGTTGGTGTAAACTGTGCTCTGATTGGTGTAAGTGGACAAATTGGTCGTCTGCTTCCAGTGACAGAACTGTCAACAACTATAATTATCATTGTTGTTTTAGAG caTGTCATTTTAGCATTAAAATTATTGATAGCCTACGCCATTCCTGATGTACCAGAAGCCATTGCTACCAAAAAAGCAAAATTAGAATTTCTTAGAAGGGAAGCACTCAAG AAATTAGAATCCCAAACTACCAACAGTGGTTCTGGAATAGTGCACAGTTTACCAAGACAGATATCCAAAAATAATATTACTCCGCTTGGGAGAATTGATTTTAAAAGCCAAGCCTCATCACCTCCTActacatatacaagtttaaaaattaatttatctAATAATCCATCTCAGAGAAATAAAACGGATAATAAATCTAATGCCTCTGTAGAAGACACAATGGATAAAACAGATCATTTGACATCAAATAAAATCTTTGCAAAAGTAAATCCAGTTCAAACTATGCCCAAAAAAGATCTGATACGATTTATCACTAATCCATATGCAGCGAGTGAAGGGAAGAAGAATCATATAAATGATTCAATGTCTAGGAGCAATGTTTCAGGTTTAAGAACTGGACATAAAGTTATCCCATCGACAGAAAGTCAACAAGGTGCAAACCAGAATACCAACCCCAGATATTTATCAAGGTCGTATTCCGTTGACAGTGACCACATTGAAAAGTACATCGATCGTAGTACAGGTACTATAAATAGACAACAATATATGCCTGatgaacaaattcaaaaattgataGCCAATGCTGAGAGGAGGCGTTCAGGGACATATGTGTCATCTATGACAATACCTTTAAATTCTACAACACAGAGAAAAACGATCTTTTCTGTAGTAAAAACTGGTCAGTCATCTCATGTAGTTCCATCAGACAGACATTTAAAGCATGATCGGGAAGAACATAATAAAACAACAGATACAAAAGGTTATCATTCAGTTAGATCAGGAAGAATTGACAATGTAAACAAGGAATCCAGCTTATGA